The region GTATTAATTTGATTAAACCTTCGGGAAAAAAGGTTAAGAAATGTATAAAAAAACTTTTTTTTTAATAGCAACTTGTTTTTTGGTTTTTGCGGCAAACGCACAAAACACTTCTACACAATTAGATGAAATAATAATTGAAAAAAACAAGATTTCAACCTTATCAAAATCACAAAAATTAATAGTTTTAAACGATTCATTAATCAACCATAGTGTAGGTACATTTACAGATTTTCTTCAAAAAAATACAACTATTTACTTTAAAGAAAACGGTTATGGTATGGTAAGTTCGCCTGCGTTTAGAGGTACAACGGCGCAACAAACAAGTGTTTTATGGAATGGTGTAAAAATAAATTCTGCCTTATTAGGTCAATCTGATTTTAACGCAACTGCTTTTAAAAATTTTGACAATATTGTTATAAAACCAGGCGGAGGTAGCGTTTTGTATGGAAGTGGCGCTGTTGGTGGAACCATACATTTAAATAATGAACTGCATTTTACCCAAAAATTAAAAAACGAACTACAATTTAATTACGGTAGTTTTAATACCAAAGGCTTACATTACAAAGCAACTACTGGTACAACCAATTGGGCATTTAACGTACATTTTGGTTTTAATAAAAGTGCCAATGATTTTGAATGGATTGGAAAAAACAGAAAAAATTTAAACGGTGCTTATTACAATACAAATTTTGGTTTTGAAACAGCTTACAAAATAAACAAAAAAAACACTTTTACTTTTTACAGTTCAACTTATAACGATGACAGACACTTTGCGCTTGTTACGCCTTTTCAAACCAAAACTAAATACCAAAACAATAACTACCGTAATTTGTTAAAATGGAATTTTAAGAACGAAAATTTTTTAAATATTTTTAGCGCTGCAAGTATATACGAAAGTTATTTATTTTACGACAAATTGCCAAGCGAAAGCAACTCTGGCGGCAAAGCATCAACTTTTTTGATAAAAAACGAAAGTTATTATAATGCTACAAACTCTTTGAAATTTTCTAGTAAATTAGAATACCAACAAACAAAAGGCAACGGCAAAAACAGTAATTTACCTTATGCAAATCAGCACATATTTGCAACTAGCTTATTAGGTAGTTACCAAATTAGCAATTGTTTTGGTTTTGAAACTGGTTTAAAAACTGAATTTACAAATGCGTATAGTAACCCATTTTTGTATTCGGGTGGCATATATTTTAATTCAAAAAACTATCAATTAAAAATAAATACTTCAAAAAACTATCGCATACCAACTTTTAATGATTTGTACTGGCAACCTGGCGGAAATTTAAATTTAAAACCTGAAACCAGCTTTCAAATAGATATCAATCAAAATTTTAATTACAAGGCAATTACTTTTAATGCATCAACTTATTATATCTCTTTAAAAGATATGATACGTTGGATACCAACTGCTTCTGGCTTTTGGGAAGCTAACAATACCGATGCTGTAACCATTAAAGGTGCTGAGTTTTATTTTAATATTCAAAAAAAATGGTTGCATAACTATTTACAATTTAGCGGTAATTATGCTCATAATCAATCTACAAACAAAAAAACAAATACACAATTAACTTATACACCTAAAAACAAATTTAGCACACAGGTTTTGTATGGTTATAAAAATTTTAGTGTAAGTCCGTCTTTTATGTTTGTTGGTAAAATTTATACCACAACATCAAACTCACAAGAAAGTGCATTGGCATCATATGGAATTGTTGATATTGATTTTCAACAAAAAATACCAACAAAAAAACTTTCGTTATACATTAATTTAAAATTAAAAAACGTAACAAATACAACCTATACAACAATGCCTGAGCAACAAATGCCAGGTCGTAATTTTAACATTCAAATAGTAACAAAATTCTAACCCATGAAAAAAATTTTATTTTCAGTACTTGCTGGAGCCTTCTTTTTTAGCTGCAGCAATACAAATGATGATTTACCTGTAAATACCGATGAAAAATATTTAGATGGTATTTTTGTATCAAACGAAGGAAATTTCACAAAAGGTAATGCTACATCTTCTTTTATAAATGGTAATTTATCAACAATTACAAACGATATTTTTAAACTATCAAACGGGCGTTCATTAGGCGATGTTTCACAACATATGGTTGTTACAGATAAATATGTTTTTATAATTATGAACAACTCTAACACTATTGAAGTTGTTAATAAAAAAACATTTAAATTAGTGTACACTATTACCCAAAATGTAAGTTCGCCAAGATTTGCAACTGTAAAAAATAACAAATTATATGTTACAAGTCTATTTAATGCCGAAGTTAACGTTTACAATACAGATACATTTGCTTTTATTAAAACTATAAATTTAAACCATACTGCTGAACAAATTGTTGCTACAGATAACTATATATATGCAGCTAATGGATTTTATAGTGGTGGCACTACTTTAGAAGTCATTAACCCTGAAACTGATACGAACACCACCGATGTAAACATTAACCAAGCAATTAACAACATAGCAACAAACGGTCAAAATGTATTTGTTTTAAGCGCTAACGATACTACATCAAGCATTTCAATAGTTAGTAACAATTCTGTTTTAACTACAAAAGTTTTAAATCAACCAATTGCGCGTAATTTAGTATCTTATACTAATTATCTTTATTATACAGCTGGTACAGGAGTTTATAAAATTAACAACGACTTAACCACCGAAAGCAGTAAATTATTTAATGTTGCCGATGGAGACGAATATTCTATTTTTTATGGATTTAATGTAATAAACGGATCGATTTTTACAGCAGATGCTAAAGGTTTTGCCGATAATTCAAAAATTGTAATTTATAAAGAAAACGGTACAATTATAAATGAGTTTAATGCTGGAATTGGCACTAACGGTTTTTATAAATTTTAAGCAAAAAAAAGGAAGGTTTAAAACCTTCCTTTTTCTATTATGGAATGTATTTTTTCTCGAAATTTGGTTTACGTTTTTCTAAAAAGGCATTTCTACCTTCAATAGCTTCGTCACTCATATAAGCTAAACGAGTAGCTTCACCAGCAAAAACCTGCTGCCCTACCATACCATCATCGGTTAAGTTCATTGCAAACTTTAGCATTTTTATAGATATAGGCGATTTTTCTAATATTTCTTGAGCCCAATCATAAGCTGTTTGCTCTAATTCATCATGAGGAATTACAGCGTTTACCATACCCATTTCGTATGCATCTTGCGCTGAATAATTTCTACCTAAAAAGAAAATTTCACGTGCCTTTTTTTGTCCAACCATTTTAGCCAAATAAGCAGAACCGTATCCACCATCAAAACTTGTAACATCGGCATCGGTTTGTTTAAAAATGGCATGTTCTTTACTTGCTAAAGTTAAATCGCACACAACATGCAACGAATGCCCACCGCCTACTGCCCAGCCATTTACAACTGCTATAACTGCTTTTGGTGTAAACCTAATTAAACGCTGTACTTCTAAAATATTTAAACGGTGGTATCCATCTTCACCAACGTAACCTTGGTAACCACGTGCTTTTTGATCACCACCACTGCAAAAAGAATAAACACCGTCTTTAGGCGAAGGACCTTCAGATGATAAAAGAATTACACCAATAGATGTATCCTCATGCGCATCGTGAAAAGCTTTTAATAATTCTGATGTAGTTTTAGGGCGAAATGCATTGCGTACTTCTGGTCTATTAAACGCAATACGTGCTACTCCATTACACTTTTTATAAGTTATATCATCAAACTGAATAGCGGTTTGCCAATTTATTGTACTCATTTTTGAAATTATTTATTAGTTCAAAGATACATTTTTTGTTTTTTATAATTTTAACGCAATTTAGTGTTTTTAAAAATTATCAAATCACTTATATTTGCTACTTATAGCAAGTACTTAAAATGAAAAATATACTATTTCCGCTTCTTTTTATTGGTAGTTTAGTAACATCATCGTGCGATAAAAATTTTGATATTGCACAAGTTATCAAAAAAAGAAGTGAACTTTTTACAAAAAACACCAAAATAACACCTAATAACGAACCATATTATGTAAAATTTAATCCCATAACACCAAAATATAAACTTGAAACCAGAGAAATTGTAGAAAACTTTTACCACAATCGTATCAATCGTGGCAACTTTTGGGGCCAATTTCTTGTTGCAAAAAATGGTGAAATTATCTATGAAGATTATCAAGGATATGCAAATTATCAGAAAAAAGAAAAAATAAACGATTCTACACCTATGCACGTGGCATCGGTTGGTAAAGTTTTAACTGGTGTTACCATATTGCGTTTAGTACATCAAGGAAAAATTTCGTTAGATCAAAAAATATCAAGTATTTTACCTAATTTTCCATATGATGAAATTACTGTTCGTTTGCTTTTAAACCATCGTTCAGGTTTACCTTATTATGGAAACTTTACATCGCGACCTGGTATTTGGAATACCAAAGTTACATTAACCAATACCGATGTTTTAAACTTACTATCTACAAAAAGCATTAAATTAGAGTTTAGACCTAATTCACGTTTTACTTATTGTAATACTAATTATGTAATTTTAGCATTAATTGCTGAAAAAGTAACAGGAAAATCGTTTCAACAAGCAATAAAAGAATTGATTTTGCAACCTTTAAAAATGCAAAATACTTTTGTTTTAGACGATCTAAAAAATAAAGAAAACGTAACGCAATCATACCACGCAAATAACCAAAGAATGCATTGGGATTATTTAGATGGTACTTACGGCGATAAAA is a window of Myroides sp. JBRI-B21084 DNA encoding:
- a CDS encoding TonB-dependent receptor plug domain-containing protein translates to MYKKTFFLIATCFLVFAANAQNTSTQLDEIIIEKNKISTLSKSQKLIVLNDSLINHSVGTFTDFLQKNTTIYFKENGYGMVSSPAFRGTTAQQTSVLWNGVKINSALLGQSDFNATAFKNFDNIVIKPGGGSVLYGSGAVGGTIHLNNELHFTQKLKNELQFNYGSFNTKGLHYKATTGTTNWAFNVHFGFNKSANDFEWIGKNRKNLNGAYYNTNFGFETAYKINKKNTFTFYSSTYNDDRHFALVTPFQTKTKYQNNNYRNLLKWNFKNENFLNIFSAASIYESYLFYDKLPSESNSGGKASTFLIKNESYYNATNSLKFSSKLEYQQTKGNGKNSNLPYANQHIFATSLLGSYQISNCFGFETGLKTEFTNAYSNPFLYSGGIYFNSKNYQLKINTSKNYRIPTFNDLYWQPGGNLNLKPETSFQIDINQNFNYKAITFNASTYYISLKDMIRWIPTASGFWEANNTDAVTIKGAEFYFNIQKKWLHNYLQFSGNYAHNQSTNKKTNTQLTYTPKNKFSTQVLYGYKNFSVSPSFMFVGKIYTTTSNSQESALASYGIVDIDFQQKIPTKKLSLYINLKLKNVTNTTYTTMPEQQMPGRNFNIQIVTKF
- a CDS encoding YncE family protein, with the translated sequence MKKILFSVLAGAFFFSCSNTNDDLPVNTDEKYLDGIFVSNEGNFTKGNATSSFINGNLSTITNDIFKLSNGRSLGDVSQHMVVTDKYVFIIMNNSNTIEVVNKKTFKLVYTITQNVSSPRFATVKNNKLYVTSLFNAEVNVYNTDTFAFIKTINLNHTAEQIVATDNYIYAANGFYSGGTTLEVINPETDTNTTDVNINQAINNIATNGQNVFVLSANDTTSSISIVSNNSVLTTKVLNQPIARNLVSYTNYLYYTAGTGVYKINNDLTTESSKLFNVADGDEYSIFYGFNVINGSIFTADAKGFADNSKIVIYKENGTIINEFNAGIGTNGFYKF
- a CDS encoding 1,4-dihydroxy-2-naphthoyl-CoA synthase translates to MSTINWQTAIQFDDITYKKCNGVARIAFNRPEVRNAFRPKTTSELLKAFHDAHEDTSIGVILLSSEGPSPKDGVYSFCSGGDQKARGYQGYVGEDGYHRLNILEVQRLIRFTPKAVIAVVNGWAVGGGHSLHVVCDLTLASKEHAIFKQTDADVTSFDGGYGSAYLAKMVGQKKAREIFFLGRNYSAQDAYEMGMVNAVIPHDELEQTAYDWAQEILEKSPISIKMLKFAMNLTDDGMVGQQVFAGEATRLAYMSDEAIEGRNAFLEKRKPNFEKKYIP
- a CDS encoding serine hydrolase domain-containing protein; translation: MKNILFPLLFIGSLVTSSCDKNFDIAQVIKKRSELFTKNTKITPNNEPYYVKFNPITPKYKLETREIVENFYHNRINRGNFWGQFLVAKNGEIIYEDYQGYANYQKKEKINDSTPMHVASVGKVLTGVTILRLVHQGKISLDQKISSILPNFPYDEITVRLLLNHRSGLPYYGNFTSRPGIWNTKVTLTNTDVLNLLSTKSIKLEFRPNSRFTYCNTNYVILALIAEKVTGKSFQQAIKELILQPLKMQNTFVLDDLKNKENVTQSYHANNQRMHWDYLDGTYGDKNIYTTARDMLKLDKALYSDAFLSKNLKQQMYKGYSYEKSGANNYGLAIRMVEPKNGGNLYTFHNGWWRGNRTSYVTLRKDTITIICFNNHNSQLAYKTKELAPRLGNYPFIQIND